Within the Hermetia illucens chromosome 6, iHerIll2.2.curated.20191125, whole genome shotgun sequence genome, the region CGCAGTCTTCGAACTAGTGCTACCACTGCACAGCGTTTACCTTTTTCTATTGCAGCCTGCGAAGGATCAGTCACTATACTGATTGCGTtgacggttgatctggctttgcgaaatccgaattgcttctaggaaaggcctccttccccCTCTCTGCAATTGGGAGCAACCTATTTTATATTACTCGCTCAAATAGTTCGCCAATTGTATTGACtagacatatcggtctatatgaggagggttcacccaatggtttacctgactTCACAATGAGTATCaacttttgtagcttccattgttCGGGGGATATTCCTTCTCTAAAGCATGCCGTAAAAATTTGAGTAAACATAAGTAGCAACAAGTGGTGCTGTTCTGGCTACCACTTTCAAGGTAATAATCGAGATGTCAGCCAGCCCTGGAGTTTATTTTCAGTCGGTTTCTTTGCTGCTTTCAGAACTTCCTCGTATACCATTACCGGAGCTTCGTCGGAGGAAGCCTCGTATAGTGTACATCTTCTGCACTAACTTaggacaagtaatcggtggggagcgcttgccttttagAAATGACATCAGCGACCTATATGTGCCAACCCATGGATCTGAATCAGCTTCGGCACACATCCGCTTCCAATACTCGATTCTTCATGATAGCATCACGGTTTCCTCTGTGCTGGGGgcatctcctagctttgagacagtttttccgacattccttgATATTTAAATTTCGCCAAAAATTGTGATTTCGTTTTCGGAAAGCTCCTCGCCGAGGCATGGAGGCATCGCAATGCCCGCTTCAATTTTTGCACGACCTCTGAAACTTTTTCTTTGCGCTTCCCGACAATAAAATGTCCTCCAGATGTACCTCCTTGAATATTTCCGCATCAAACTGGTTGGTTATCCATCTGATCGTTGTTCTGCTTGTTGACTTCATATTATTTCTATCCGAGGTTTGGAAGTTGATAGCGTGACGATTGTGAGGTGTGTGCTTTTTGCTAACATGCCACTACAGATCCTTGACTATTACACTATTGACGGAGGTGAGGTCCACCTCGAATTCTAATTCTCCCGTCCGAAAAGTGCTGACACCTCCAGAGTACACAAGTATCACATTCAACCGTGAAAATGTCCCTAGCAATAATCGTCCACTTGTACATATTAGTTAGAAATGgataggtgatgtatgtaatattacaaaagtaatatcaccttaaaatatgatattatattaccatCACCGAGCGCGATGCAAACACTGCAACATTACCTACCATTACCGCATCGTGAAGCACCACCGCATTGCTAAGCATCCCCGCATTATCAAACATCACCGCACTACCAAGTATCATTACCTAGCATCATCGCGTTGCCAAGCATCACCACATTACCTAGCATCATctcattaccaagcatcatcgtATTACAAAAATGATGTTGTAATACAACATAATCTGACTTTTAGACTGTTTTCGGGTTGGCTTTGGGCTTGTTTTAGGTTGACTCCGGACTAGTTTTGGGCTGGCTTCGGGATGGCTTTTGGACTGTTTTTGAGTTGGCTTTAGGCTTGTTTTAGGTTGGCTTTGTGCTGGTTTCGGACTGGATTTTGGAGAAGATTGAGGTTGGCTTTgggctagaaaatgatttcgggtGCATGCGAATATGCCGATGCAGATTATTTTAAGTAATACGTAATATTTCCTAGTACAAGTGGCCGAGGCGACTATCGAGTGCTGACATTGAGTATCAATTGCAAATTTGCTCCTTCTTCCCTACTATGGAGATTTTCGTACTGTTTGCACACAATGGCGACATCCATATTGCTTTTGAACACACTTTGGGAAAGCAGGCCTTGGGCCGCCCGACACTGATTCAGATTTAATTGCATAAACATCATTTGTACTTGGTTATGAACCCCCTTTTGAACACTAGATATTTACTGCTTCCTACAATGTGGGCGAAGTCGTTATTTTTGGTTTTCATATAAAACCTCATTTTGGtgttccgttgcagtccttggCAAAATGGCCTTGGTCCCTGCATTTGAGGCACAGATTGAATCTGGCTTGGGAGTTAGTGCCAGTTTTCGCTATGTAACCAAATCGCTAGCACTTGAAGTATTTTGGTATTGGACTTTGTTCACGTAGCCGGCATACTACCCATCTAGCGCATATTTTGCCTGCTGCAATCGTCTTTCATACTGCTTCGATAGGAAGGTTTATCGGTCCTATCTGTGTGTCACGTTACGCTCCCGTCTTAGTGGATTTGTAGCAGTACTTACCCTCTTAGAGCATAAAGCTCCTTGAAAATCATAGAATACTTACTCTCAACAGGCATAGTTGAAGCTTCAAGGGTGCACATAGTTGAATCAGTCTCTGAAGAGGTCGTTTTACTTTCCATTTCTTTGTCCGTAGATGAGGTCTCTATTGAAGAACTGGATGTGGATGTAACTTCGGAGCTTGAGCTTTCAGTTGATGTCTCCTCTGTGGAAGATTGCGTTACCATATCTTCTGTAGAAGATTCCGTTGTAGGCTCATCTGTGGTCGACTTCCCTGTTGTCCCTTCGGTGGTTGAAGTTTCTTTTGATGAAGTTTCTGTAGATTCTGTTTCAGTTGTGTCTATGGTTGACGACATCGATTCGGTAGATGTATCCATTGTTGAAGTTATTGGCGTAGATGGTGGAGTTGTTGGTTTTGGATCTACATGGAACTGTCTCAACCAATCGCGATACGTCGCGGGAAGTCCCCGATAAAGATGAGCAACATTATAGGTTTTATAAACATAGGCAAATTTGAAAGGAACAAGTTGAtctgatttatatttttttcgtaaTTCATCGCAAAGTTCCGAAATTTTATGAAGAAAT harbors:
- the LOC119659989 gene encoding uncharacterized protein YMR317W-like, which encodes MKLVALLLLCSVLCLSPGNCSRDRITISQFLSFLHKISELCDELRKKYKSDQLVPFKFAYVYKTYNVAHLYRGLPATYRDWLRQFHVDPKPTTPPSTPITSTMDTSTESMSSTIDTTETESTETSSKETSTTEGTTGKSTTDEPTTESSTEDMVTQSSTEETSTESSSSEVTSTSSSSIETSSTDKEMESKTTSSETDSTMCTLEASTMPVERHIVFKRAVRANNNEEEDARRVVNVLNEVTDFASKWALPISAFKSKLQYFEKNLVNGKFPSKFFERVRGRLLAFPIRKVTPKLQANIRRIRGRISNYMVEATDATDLENINILMKAIYELPQVLIQSLVG